Proteins encoded by one window of Amaranthus tricolor cultivar Red isolate AtriRed21 chromosome 4, ASM2621246v1, whole genome shotgun sequence:
- the LOC130810874 gene encoding uncharacterized protein LOC130810874, with translation MAYQDVHDNDPDFENLGDNIDYSDRFVTDREFDSVDDLHTWANEIALTIGFQFTRASYKKKEGRSRVSLYLRCHRYDKRSVDLHNLDNAPRPGSKSRGCGCKFMILGTSRNPKERPWTVRVFPGEKGIHNHPFFMYVDGQIRVNRMTVDIRQHIRDLSATGMQPAFIMSSIRRNFPRFYASMNQIYNERQSMRREEMDGRTPLQHCLYMATEHNYVKNRGNAWHLERQYRNMISLWSRMCNIQRQQHNNTAGDAVNLDSP, from the exons ATGGCATACCAAGACGTGCATGATAACGAtccg gactttgaaaatttaggagataatatagattattctgatagatttgttaccgatagagaatttgattctgtagatgatttacatacttgggctaatgagatagcactaacaattggatttcaatttacacgtgcttcatataaaaaaaaagaagggcgttctagagtgagtctgtacttaagatgtcaccgttacgataaaagaagtgttgatttgcataacttagacaatgctcCCCGACCAGGTTCCAAAAGTAggggttgtgggtgtaaatttatgattttaggaactagtcgtaacccaaaggaaagaccttggacggttagagtgtttcctggtgaaaaaggaatacATAACCATCCGTTCTTCATGTACgtagatggtcaaataagagtaaataggatgactgtggatatcaggcagcacatacgagatctaagtgcaactggcatgcaaccagcatttataatgtcttcaattagaagaaattttcctcgtttttatgctagtatgaatcaaatttacaatgagaGACAGTCAatgaggagagaagagatggatggtaggactcctcttcaacactgtttgtatatggccacggagcataattatgta AAGAACAGGGGGAATGCATGGC ATTTAGAAAGACAATATCGTAATATGATATCACTTTGGAGTAGAATGTGCAACATACAACGACAACAGCATAATAACACCGCTGGAGACGCGGTGAATTTAGATTCTCCATAg